AAGCTAAGACTTTGCTGAGAGAATATGGTCCCATGGGGATTACACAATATGCAATAAATAACAAAGAGAAGGGAAAGCACACATTGTCCCTCTACTGAGAGAAGTTACCCAAAAAAACAGAGAATCCTACAAAAGTATTCCCCAAGTTTGCAAAAAACCCATTAGGTCCCATGAGCATGACCTCACACTACAGTACTTGCACTACACTTATGAGGAAAGTGTCAAttttttcatatgattttacatattaaaaagCTTCTGACATTTATACAACAACCACTTTTGTAAAAAACATAAACCATGTGTTAACAAATCACAGCTTAATGCATATCACTTCCAAACTAATATGCACTAAAACTAATatgtgataaaaagaaaatagttttgttACATTTATAACCTCTGCAATGCGGTACACATGGAACAGACAACAATAACTCTGAAAGTTCTAATCTTTACACCAAAAGAAACCGATAGTGAGCAGTAATCACAACACCAGTACATCAGAACAGAGTAAAGTCCTAaacaaaaccgaaccgaaccaaacatcagatatataaaaaaagactTGAACTTTTAGTTGTACGACTAAAGCTAACAAAGTTTCAGACAAGCATTaagtaaaaaaagaaatcaaactaAAAACTAACATGTAATTTTCATAACACAGAAGAAAGGAAGTAACTTTAATCGAAATTggtaagaaagagaagaaagttAGGGCACAAAAAGACCGAACCTTTGTCTTGTCTGAAACTCAGGACTGTTCTCTCGACAAAAACATTCATCACCCGAACCAGCTACGCTCGAGTTAACCGAGTCAATCTTCGAACCAGACTCTTTAATTCCCGGTTTAACCTGTCTCGGGGTCTGCTTCGGTTCAGCCAGCGACGGGGGTTTCTCGAGACGGCGGCTCCGGAGCTGAAGATAGCAAGAAGAGTCGGGGGCGGAGGAAGAATTAAGCCTCTTCAAGGCTAGGGTTTTAGCGGCGGCTCTGGTGCGAACACCCAAAGATGTTGCTTCGGTGGCTTCCATAGAGTCGATGTCACCGGTAATCTTTGATTTCTTAATGTATTTTCCCATCTTCGGACACTCGAGAGGCGGAGGTAGGTCGGAAGCGGGAAGAGAGAATGGGAGGGAAAAGACTTCGAGAGGAGGGAAGAGAGAGCAATGGAGAGGGttttcgagttttttttttgtggggttaaaaattaaagaaaatgagaaattttattttatttttaattaaataaaacccCACAAATTCATCATTGTTTTTCTTCAGGGCCTTTTAGTCTAATAAATAGCCCATATTCGTCCGTGTGTGtaacaatttattatattttttgttgtattttatattcttaagaAATTTGGTACAACATATTTTATTCTTTAAgagtgttttatattttagttaacaCAAAACTTATCTACATGATGGctctaattgataaaaattactTAAGGCATCTCCAACCACACTCTATTttccactctaaaatagagtttagagtaaaaatgatTCAATGGTATTCTATTTTCTATTCTATAATAgtgtaaacctattttttactctatatatagagtaattttttattttttgttcatcactctatttttcactctaaaataagATATCATTAGAGCAACAtccaactctattatagagttactctatttaaaaaaaaaaaattgaataaatcatCTCTGGAGATGATCTTACTCTAATGTTATATGCTTAATCCATAATGGTACCAATAATGTTTGCGCATAActatattttcacaaaaatataatctatGTCGCCTTTCTTGTATAGTCATCGAACCCTTGAAGATCAAACACTCGTTATGACTCATCTTCacgattttaaaaacaaatcaagagggtgaaaaacaaacaaaatgaagaGACTAGTCAAAGGAAATTGAGATCATATGATTTGGGAATACAACATATCATACTGGTATCTGCTCAAAATGCACATGCTGCTATTTTGTTGATACCCTActtttgataataataataatattcacCTGAACTAGAAATCATTGAAACCTCTTAAAAAACAAATAGGCTCAAACTGAAACACTGAAAAAGCAGGGACAAGCTGACCACTACTTCAAGACTCTGCTTCCAAGTGTACTCTCACGCTTGGTGGCGTCTAAATAATCACCCTCAATTCCTCAAAATCTATGTCCCTAAAGTCAAGAGTATAGACGAAAGAGGCACCGTGAAACGGAAACCAGCAACAGCATCAAAATCTCCCAAAGATGCCAAGCAAGAACACTTAAAAG
The nucleotide sequence above comes from Brassica napus cultivar Da-Ae chromosome A9, Da-Ae, whole genome shotgun sequence. Encoded proteins:
- the LOC106363979 gene encoding cyclin-dependent kinase inhibitor 3-like, encoding MGKYIKKSKITGDIDSMEATEATSLGVRTRAAAKTLALKRLNSSSAPDSSCYLQLRSRRLEKPPSLAEPKQTPRQVKPGIKESGSKIDSVNSSVAGSGDECFCRENSPEFQTRQSTRESTPCNFVEDLETIVTPGSSTRSMRTPARDSTVPTIGELEEFFAYAEQQQQRLFMEKYNFDIVNDVPLPGGYEWVQVSP